From the genome of Poecilia reticulata strain Guanapo linkage group LG22, Guppy_female_1.0+MT, whole genome shotgun sequence:
GTTGGATTTAAGTCTAGTGTTCTCCAAACTACACATAAGTTCAGACTAAATAGTTACTAGATGAATATTTAAACCCTTCTTCTGGAAGAATTGAGAGCTCATGGTTTGtttcttgacaaaaatgtgGCTCTTAGGCATAGTCCATTATCTGTTCAGTAAGGCAAAAGTTGAGGCCATTTCTCACATTGATTTATTAAACATGTGTGTTTGAGATCATCTACTTGTAGTAGCACCCCGACTGCCTTAATCACAGTTTAttcataattaaacaaagaacaaagaagCTATTTTGTTCACACAAGTTCAGGTTAGTTTGCATGGCTTTTTTTTGGCTGCATAAACTAATAGAGAGAAATGCACCAAATTGACCAATAAACATTCAACTTTATCCCTTTCCTGCTCTCAAGTCGACTGAGAAGTAATGTAGAGGGGAAGTACCTGATGGATGGAGTCCCATTCAGCTGCTGCAATATCAACTCACCTCGGCCCTGCATCCAGCAGCAGATTACCAACAACTCGGCCCATTTCAACTATGAGCATCAAACCGAGGACCAGAACCTGTGGATGAAAGGCTGCCGACAGGCACTGCTGGAGTACTACACCCACATTATGCAGTCCATTGGCCTTACAGTCCTCATTACCTGGCTCTTTGAGGCAAGGAAACACTATATAACTACCTTAccttgaaaatatatttgtaccTCTTGAACTTGTCACACatcaaaaccaaacattaaacattttattgggattttttgaAACAGACAAGTGAAAGTAGAGCATAATAGTTTGTAGAACCATAGAAGTCTTTCTGAATTTGTCTGCCTGGTTTGCACATCTAATACTGAAAtgttgcccattcttctttgcaagaTTTCTTTAGCTCAGTTAGTGTGCATGAAGAGCATCTGAACGtaaattttcaaaatttgcCACTTATACTCAGTAATAGATTTGGATCCTAAATATAACAGGGTCACAAGAACACTTTTGAATGTGCTTTGAACTTGTTCCCATATGCCCTAGTCTCATGTCTTTTGTAGCCTCTAACTGGTTCCTTTTTAATTACTGCATGATTACAAATCTGATTACCTCTGTTCCTATAGAAAACAGATCCAGAGTGATACAGATacataatgtgacaaaatggaaaacaaaaatcaagatgGAGTAAATATACGTTCACTACCTGctgttgttttagaaaaatctttacatttagaCAATCTTAGTGTCTCCTTTGGTCTTCTAAAAATAACTAAAGCAAACCATATACAAActatctttttctttcatttttgtcattaattgcattcctgttttgttttagctgtcAGTGCTGACGGGTGTTCGTTACCTCCAGACCTCCTTGGAAAACGTGCTGAGGCAGGGAGACCCTGACTCCGAATCTGACGgttggctgctggaaaacagcCTCATGGAAACGGCCCGCACCAACCTGAGCATCATAAAGAGCCTCGGCAAGAGCAACCAAATAAACACAGCCAACAATGGTGACCCCAACATTGATGTCCCATCCACCTCGAAGGCACATTATGGGCCAGACAATGTTCCCCCAAAGGAGAAGATGGAAACGAGCTAAACATTTCAGACTTAAAGACCATACTGAAAAATATCTCCAGTCCTCTGAGCTGTTGTTCTGCTCTCAGCAGAGGTCTTAAGATAACTTATTGTCTACCTTTTTTTAAGATCTGTTAATGGtgttatatattatattatttatgtcAGGATATGATCATTTTACTAGTCAACTACTAATTTACTTGTCACCATGTTGGATTCttttggtgacaaaaaaaatggagtgaAAAGGTTTGCCATAAACAAAGACTGACACTATGTCAACTTAACAGAATAACTTGTCAGTGAAAGTGGCCTTGccataaataatgtttaatcatgcatgttttataaaaatccaaacttttggATGCAATGGTGAAGTAAAGTACTAAATCTGTAAACATGTCTAATAGTTGTGCTACAGGGAAATGTTTGGCTGATTACTTTTTTACATGCTTAGTGTTAAACCAGTGTTTGGGTAGAAGATCTGTTCTACGCATTCTATAGATGACTCACCACTTTAATCATCTATAATCATCTAATAACTTGTTGTTGACAAAATGCAAGGCGCCAATCTACAGGAAGTTTTGGTTCACTTCAGATTTAGATTCTTGAGCCACATTTATCTTTATTCTATTTGTGCTGGTAACCAtacataaaatttatttaaaaatcctcATCTAACAGAAAAGCAGGGTTATATACAGTACACTGCACATGGGtataaaatatgtgaattgatttaaatgggacaaaacaacaaataaaaacaagtggGATTTACATAGCAAATACCACAGCGTACTCAGTTATCCAACAAAAGAAACAGCTACGATAGTCAAATACTGATAAATGGATTACATAAATGTTTACCATAAGGTTTTAATGTAGGTACATTTAAATAGCTATATAGTTATATTAGGTATATCGACCTTAAATTACTGGGTCAGAGGCTGCTGGGAGATTGTCATTGGGACCTGTGTACTGATTGTAATCCGTTGCCTTGTTTGACATCGAATCATCCCAGTGATGGCTCTCCTgaacctgcaggaaaaaaaaatattttacagtccCAGAACACGCCATCAAATATAATCCTGTGCAGACAAGAAAACACTCACTTTTTGTTGGCAATAACATAGATGCAGGGGTTGTAAAACGTTGAGGACTTTGCGAAGAGAGGAGCAATAATGGCCATTGGGGCAGGTATGGTCTTTGGGTCACCAAATGATGCCCAGAGGCAAACCAAGGAGTAGGGAGACCAGGCAACCAGAAACATGATGATCATTATAATGGACATCTATAGGCAGGAACACAGATAACAAAAGTCTTAACTTTAACACTGATTTGGTTTCCTTGTggataaatgcatgtttttaccAATCTAAACATACTATGTCTTGTCATAGGAACATAATTGTGATTAAAACAAGtcttaataaacatttttcacacacaaaaaacatgtcTACTAAGTGctacatataaaaaaactatGTTAACAAATTTGTAGTTTGCCAGGAAGAGGgggtgtcaggatttttttcagttGCTGTAGTTACTAAACTGCAATGAATTTGTTGGATTCAAAGCCTCACAAATTAAATTCTTAGGATTTGCTTTTCTGGTTCACAAGTTTACGACAGTGACTCAAATGATGGCCTGCATCATTTTATCCCTCCACAGTCTTCTACTTATGGAGGTAAAAGTTCCAGCTGTAAAACAGACGCATCCGTTTTACCAGACGCCTCCACTTTGGAAACCCCTTGACACATAGTCTCTCCAGTGTGTTCTAGGTCTGCCAGGGGCATCCAGATCAGTTTTCCAAACCACCTTGACTCTGAGAGCCCATCCAGTCTATGCAGTGAATATTTCATTTGGTTGTGTCTGAGGTCTTTTCCCTTTACTCTTTTACACAGGGCTAAAATGTAGCTAATTTAGTAAATCTAGAGCTTTCTCTTTTTGCCCAGATTCTTCTACAACATGACACACCAGAACAAATACTCTTATTAATGTGGATGAACCACAGATCCATTCGTCCAACTTCTTCTCCGTCCTAccattacaaatgaaaaaattaaataactgacTTTCTTTTGGCTTACTTCTCCCCAGTCCATCTTGAAATTCATTGACTTGACAAGAACAAAGCAGCACAGACTCTGAACTTCAGTTTCATTTAGTTGATTTGGGATAAACTGAACAGGAAGGTAAAAAGACCACCACACATTTGTGGAAACATGTCTGACATTCTAAAATAATGTCTGCTCACTAGTGATTCATCACCTTCAAATTTGCTGTTAATGGACACAAGATAGTGTCCATGTTGTGTATTTAAAACAGGCTGTTAGGAAAAGCAAAGCTGACTTACCTTGGTAACGTCCATCTGGTCAGACCAGTCAATGTTGATGCTCTCCAGGCAGTTACTGGTTTTGTACCTCTTCACGGTGACAGACACATTGAAATAGCAGTAAAACATGACAGACAGAGGAACCACAAAGTTTACTGCAATCACCGCCATCGTGAAGGAGATGAAGGAGCTGTGAAGGAAAAGTAGAGGTGTGTCATAAAGAACGCCTTGCAAGTGAAGTAAAACTATGTTACACAAAAAACAAGATAGGCACTTCTGAAAACTTACGCATCGTTTTGTCTCCAGTTGATTGTGCACGTTGCTCCAGTGGGGTCAGGGGCGTAACTTGCCCAGCCTACTATAGGCATGGAGGACCAGAACACAGCATTCACCCAGGCAGCCAGAATAAGGATGTTGTAAGATCTAGAGGTCATTTTCTGACCTTTAGAGACAAAATCAAAGAACTTCAACAAGAGCGAGAGGGAAGAACTTAAAATCTGGattgtttattaatttcaaatgttCCTTTCTATTCTGAAACTGTTTGAAAGTgggagttttgttttgattaattatttttgactgatGGTGTCTACAATGCTATGGTAATTCTGTTGACAACTTCCAGTCTGGCATTTTGACatgatgtaaaaacataaattagtgTTGATCTCTGATTTTAAAGAGAGAACAGCTTTGAAAAGATTTCATCGACattaatacttttgtaaggctTCAGACAGGCTGCAGAGTAAAACTAGTTGGAGTTGCCACTGCCATCACTTAACATGATCTATGGCATCATTCAACAGGAACCAGAATGTCTGAAAGCTTTGTTATGGACACTTTGCAGTTACTAAATGCCAAGAAATATACACAGTTAAAGCTGTCCCTTACTGTAGCGTGGAATGGTACCGACATTATTGGCTCTATTAGTTTTAGTTGTAtaacaataacatttattttgcccTTCAAATCatataatttgtcattttaataattttttggtTAGGTTTGGATGCTGACAAAGGGAGTTTCTTCCTTCTACATGGCTCAACTAAAGGTAAAGGGACAAGGAAAAGAGTGGGCTCGTACTGATGTCTGGTCTGCAGATGGTGAGGTAGCGGTCAATAGCAACCACAGTCAGTAGGCCGATGCTAGCCATGCCGAAGAAGATGTTGAGGGCTGCATATATCTGAAatcagaagcaaaataaaaagttcaaactcGGATTTTCTATGTTGATGCTTATTAGGACTTTTTTACTGAATCTGTTTAGTATCACTAAACAGTTGATAGGctactaaaaatacacacaaacactaGTTTTTAGCTCTTCATATGGGAAAGCAGGTTTGCATCTTGTGTGTGTTCCTGAAAGGAATAAAACATAAGTTTGACCaaatctgcacaaaaacaaacataatcttCAGACAGAAAGTCCAAACACGTGACCTGAGCTGACCAGCTGAGGTGAAAGTCGGCTCACTGTTCGGAGTCATGGTAGCTTAGAATAAACCCAGTTAACCATTCTAATTTTACATGACGAGACAGAAAAATAAgtctaaaagaaaaacctgaaagaaaaaaaaatcaacaaaaatccAAAGAGGAACCCTTAATCAAAACTACATCAAAAGATTACAGAGAAGTAAAGTAGAAGAAACTGTGTGTGATGTGTGGGtgaatttctatttttgtttgctcACCTGACAGCCGGCGTAGCCGAACTTCCAGCTTCCATGAATATCTGAGGCAGCAGACATGGGATAACCAATACCAGCCACTCCGATGTCAGTGAAGGCCAggttgatgatgatgaagttAGTGGCTGTGCGGAGCTCCCTGAACTTTACAAACATCAGCAGAACTACGATGTTACTGGCCAAACTGATGACACCTGAGAGTGGAGGAGGCAAAAGCTTTCTATAAAGGTGGTTCTTCATGCATGGCCATGTAGGCTTccttcagatttttgtttcaaaatgtgtaACATACATAATCTGTATGTTTGTTAAATCACTTAACAAGACAATGGTGGTTCTCTAAACAAGTTCAGATATGATAGatgaacaatataaatgaatttCAAATCAATGCGAGAATCACACTACTGTTTTGAGATTCTTCTTAAAACTTTCTTCTCACAATGAAggaataaagtcttaatattcAAAGGTTTTTCCCATACTCTAGTTTCTCCCTCCATTTTATGCAGAGTTAATAAAAGCACACTTGCTACTTTTCCGGAGGTTTTGTGACTGTAAAGGTTGAAGATCAGTTATCCAACTTGGGCTTGAGTCCTAAAATTTCTCTACATAGCTTATAATATTCTACACTATACAAAGATATTGTTCCTGTCGTTTTTTGAGGAAccttatttttaatcagtttaattatttttgtcacaaattaGTTAAAGTGGAGAATCAATTTTTTCTCAAACGGTCAGTCTGGCATGGATATAACATTTAGAACataggaaaataataaactttagcTTCATATTATGTGGAAATCATAGATAGTGAActtaactttttctttgtttttccgaTGGCGTGTCTGTTTTCCAGATTGTTGAATAAACTCAACGATATAACATTGTCTTCACACAAgatattgttttctgtttctgccagCTGTTCAGTTTATCTAGTTATATCTATGAAATCCCACAGATGTTGTTCCTTTTCCTACCTGCAGTTATCAGATATCCAGCCACGATGTTGTGCTCCATTTGGCTGAAAGCACTTTTTCCTCCGTATGGTGCAACATCACCAGAACTGTTCACCTCTGAGTCCATCCCCATCTTTTGacgtgttttaaaaacaatcaaaaccaGAACTCTTCTTTACTGTTCTTCTCTAAAGAGCAGAACAGTAAAAACTCTCGAGATGCTGTTTGAACAGAATAGAGAATCAGAGAGCTGGTGTTGGGAAACTAAAGCCTGTTTCTCGGTGGATTATTACATTCCAGCTCTGTTCTCTGCTGGGAGCCAGTATTTCATACAAAAGTAAGGATTACTGCTCATGTGGCCTGAAATCTGGGTTCTGACActgacatttcaacaaaaaataacattttaattgcgtcacacaacaaacattacagaggattgttagagattttttggtattatcattttgttattactttagttcatattcagtcgaATGTTAATCAATAGTTAATAAACAATAGTTAATCAACATTCAGTCTAtagattattgtgattttcaatttaaagtattctcttccttctgtgtgtataaactgacctggaggccccatctgcctgtttgtcttcatgtgaaacagttaactgtgtgtttcccagaccttaaattatgtttccacaggtgccttcttatcaaccggaatactccctatattagaaactgcctgtgtgcagtagtattttgtctctgctgtcttccTTACCTATCCTCCATCTttttgcttgataataaaagacaagctgtaaccGAAGGTCttcagaacgctctgtgaacggctcggaggagcagtttgctgagtcttctccttttgcaaaagcttggccATAAAATTAATATAcattgtctgtggttcttttatgaaggttcgagaaaaatacctatcagGATACTATTGCAACACCTGACATTCCTATACCTCAGTCAGAGTTTGCATGTGTTGTCGTCCCACACATGTTTTTTCAACACAAAGCAAATGTATATGACCAAGAAGAAATAACATGAGTGCAGATTGAAATTTCCTATGCTGGATGaggtaaaaatgcattttagatCTAGGAGATATGGCTCACCCACTAGGATGCTAAATGGTCTTAGACATCACAAGCAGTCTTTTCAGCATCATAGACAATTCTCATTTGTTATTCACAATCGAATTACTACAGTAAGTGTTGCTGTACGCTAAAGCTTATAAAGGACATTGAAAATGCTACTTGATGTGTTTTCAAGAAATCTGGATTTCATTTGAACATCCTGCACTGGACATGGATTCTTTAAAACCCATTTTAAGAAGTCTCACATTAACATAAACTGTTGGtgtgttaatgtgagacataaaatatttttatcttatgtaaaaatgttttatttcattttattttattttatttcattttaaataagttactcaagtaaatgtaattgagtagaTACCACCTACTTTTCCTGATTAGAGATTATTCAGTACAAAGCAGAAAGTACTAATTCCCCCCcaccaaattacattttttttaaaaaagcagggACCAATCCCACTTTGGTTCTTTCATGACTGGTCCATAAAGTAatgaattactttttaaaagggAGAAACTTGATTTACTTGATTTTCTGGTACTGAATCCTTACATAAATCCTAAAGGAGGACTCTGGagtgaattaaaaataagtgCTCTATTGtatatttactttaattattgaaaatgtaCATTGTGACCCGCTCTGTCGTAGTTGCTGTTTTTATAGTAGCTCAGTCCTGATGAGACACAAGACGTCATCCAAGACAGCAGGTGGCGCCGTAAGCATTACTCTTCTTGTAATTTATTAGGTAAGACCGAATGAGCATTTCCTCACATTGACTCATCAGCTTCTCTCTGCTAAGGAAGATACGTGACATCGTGTCaaataataatagttaaaaaaaatgccgGGGATCTTGAGGACCGTTGCCAGCCGCGTCGCACCCGTCCTGCGGGGACACACCGTCACCCAGACGGCGAATATGTACACCAGGCCGCCAAAAGAGAAGATCGGCGTCGTTGTGAGTGTCGGGGCTAATGGCTAACTGCTAACGACTGTCCTTTTGGAGGTCATAGTCTGTGCTCTCTCTAGTTGTagattattaaattttttcaaaaaacaacttgatttTGGTGACTGATGGTGGATTCACACACTCTTGTTTAGTCAAAAATCTTTTTCGATTTTTTTCAGAGTTTGGCCTGAAGGGTTTTGGAGATCTGCGAAGTTTTCCCTTGCAGATTAAGAATAACTTGATGAGAAACTGTttagaatagttttttttccccttctgtaACCAATTATATAGTCACTTTAAAGGTCAACTAGTTTAAACAAGACTACATCAAATGGCCTAATACTACACTGAATCTTAATGagaaattatttagttttcttcagTTTGGGTAGAAAGATCAATATGTCGGTAATTCCTTGTCCAGAGTAGGTATGGATAAGATGAGCTTAAAAATGATCTCCATCTTCAGAAATTTGCTGtgatattgaataaaaacattaaaaacacagctCAGTTTGCTATAAATATCCAACAGAGCCTCTATGACATATCAGGATAGTTTGCCTCACCAACTATGGGTTTGATGCTGAATTGTTTATTGCATCTAAACCATCCATATGTTTAGTGTTCAAAGATAGAAGCTTTACCTGTTTGCTAAATTGAAACGCAGACTGAAAGCAGTGCTGATAGACAATTCTGCATACCGCTGAAATTACTGTTACGTTCCGTCAACTCCTCACATCTCAGTTGCCTcaggtttgtgtttctttccaaACATATTCTCCGTCCTGAGATGaattccttgttttctttttgttcaaacCGGGAAACATCCCTACATGATTCTCAGGCTTAAGAACAGTCGGTGCCATACATTTTTGCCTCAGTTGCACTGAATTCAATTCAAAACGCTCCTTACTGTTTCATCTATAAGATGAATTATACATCTAAAAATTTCTGTCTGAAGATAAACGGCAAACCCTTCTTTGCTCCTTTAGCTTGAGGATTGTATTTACTCTTTTTATCAGTCACTTGTCTGCTCTTCTGCCTGTCGGCTCAGTTTGATTGTATTGTTCTGCACTCATCTGCTGACTCATCAAtccgtctctctgtcttttGTCCAGGAATCAACAATTGCGTGCGCTGTGTTCGCCGCAACGATCCTTGGACCCTCTGGATGGATCCTGGCTCACCTGGAGGACTACAAGAAGAGGGACTAAAGTTTAAACTCTTGTCAGATGCGGTGCATCCGGCCTCCGTCTTATCCTGggatcatcatcttcatctaaTGCTGCAAAGATGTTTTAGTTGTCActaaaacatctttgttttagtGATAACAAAACAAGGAACCTCTGTGACAGTTCCTTGTCCCTGTTACAACTTCACTTAAAATTATAGCTCTGATACGTCAATTATGCTACAATTTTGTTGTCAATCTTTCCTCATAAGGAGTGttacataattaaattttaaccttaaatgatgctgtttgtctatctttttttttgtcaaggttttacagatttttgtcACACATTTCAGGAACCTGAGAGGA
Proteins encoded in this window:
- the rrh gene encoding visual pigment-like receptor peropsin isoform X1; amino-acid sequence: MGMDSEVNSSGDVAPYGGKSAFSQMEHNIVAGYLITAGVISLASNIVVLLMFVKFRELRTATNFIIINLAFTDIGVAGIGYPMSAASDIHGSWKFGYAGCQIYAALNIFFGMASIGLLTVVAIDRYLTICRPDISQKMTSRSYNILILAAWVNAVFWSSMPIVGWASYAPDPTGATCTINWRQNDASFISFTMAVIAVNFVVPLSVMFYCYFNVSVTVKRYKTSNCLESINIDWSDQMDVTKMSIIMIIMFLVAWSPYSLVCLWASFGDPKTIPAPMAIIAPLFAKSSTFYNPCIYVIANKKFRRAITGMIRCQTRQRITISTQVPMTISQQPLTQ
- the rrh gene encoding visual pigment-like receptor peropsin isoform X2, which encodes MFVKFRELRTATNFIIINLAFTDIGVAGIGYPMSAASDIHGSWKFGYAGCQIYAALNIFFGMASIGLLTVVAIDRYLTICRPDISQKMTSRSYNILILAAWVNAVFWSSMPIVGWASYAPDPTGATCTINWRQNDASFISFTMAVIAVNFVVPLSVMFYCYFNVSVTVKRYKTSNCLESINIDWSDQMDVTKMSIIMIIMFLVAWSPYSLVCLWASFGDPKTIPAPMAIIAPLFAKSSTFYNPCIYVIANKKFRRAITGMIRCQTRQRITISTQVPMTISQQPLTQ
- the cox8a gene encoding cytochrome c oxidase subunit 8A, mitochondrial; the encoded protein is MPGILRTVASRVAPVLRGHTVTQTANMYTRPPKEKIGVVESTIACAVFAATILGPSGWILAHLEDYKKRD